From the unidentified bacterial endosymbiont genome, one window contains:
- the mnmH gene encoding tRNA 2-selenouridine(34) synthase MnmH, with protein sequence MKDGMDYRALLASDTPLIDVRAPIEFAQGAMPAALNLPLMNDDERAAVGTCYKREGPDAALALGHSLVNGDTRDARIHAWRETCLAHPGGYLCCARGGQRSHISQAWLKEAGVDYPLVKGGYKALRQTAIQATAEQVQKPMVLIGGCTGNGKTRLVKQHTQGIDLEGLAHHRGSSFGRTLTPQLSQASFENQLAVELLKKDAARWVLEDEGRMIGSNHLPECLRDRMEQASIVVVEDPFEIRLARLREEYFDHMWADFSSTYGEDAGWKEYSDYLHHGLFAIRRRLGLQRFAEFSALLDSALIQQQRSGNTEAHFSWLAPLLNDYYDPMYNYQLEQKAEKIVYRGTFCDVGDYLK encoded by the coding sequence ATGAAGGATGGAATGGACTATCGCGCACTTCTCGCGTCCGATACCCCCTTAATCGACGTTCGCGCGCCAATCGAATTTGCCCAGGGCGCGATGCCCGCCGCGCTTAACCTGCCCTTAATGAACGACGACGAGCGTGCCGCCGTAGGGACGTGCTATAAACGCGAGGGACCTGACGCCGCGCTTGCGCTTGGTCACAGCCTGGTCAACGGCGACACCCGCGACGCACGCATTCATGCCTGGCGCGAAACATGCCTGGCCCACCCCGGGGGCTATCTCTGCTGCGCCCGCGGCGGCCAACGCTCGCACATTTCGCAGGCCTGGTTAAAAGAGGCCGGGGTGGACTACCCGCTGGTAAAAGGGGGCTACAAAGCCCTGCGTCAGACGGCGATTCAGGCCACCGCTGAGCAAGTGCAAAAACCGATGGTGCTGATTGGCGGTTGTACCGGGAACGGGAAAACGCGTCTGGTGAAGCAGCATACACAAGGGATTGATCTCGAAGGGCTGGCTCATCACCGCGGTTCGTCGTTTGGCCGCACGCTCACCCCGCAGCTTTCGCAGGCGAGCTTTGAAAATCAGCTTGCCGTCGAGCTTCTGAAAAAAGATGCCGCACGCTGGGTACTGGAAGATGAAGGCCGGATGATTGGCTCCAATCACCTGCCGGAGTGCCTGCGAGACCGTATGGAACAGGCATCTATCGTGGTGGTAGAGGACCCGTTTGAAATCCGTCTGGCACGCCTGCGCGAGGAGTATTTTGACCACATGTGGGCAGATTTTTCGTCCACTTACGGCGAAGACGCGGGCTGGAAGGAGTACAGCGACTATCTGCACCACGGTCTGTTCGCCATTCGCCGCCGTCTGGGTCTGCAGCGCTTTGCGGAATTTTCGGCGCTGCTTGATTCCGCCCTCATCCAACAACAGCGCTCTGGCAATACCGAGGCGCACTTTAGCTGGCTAGCGCCGCTGTTGAATGACTATTATGACCCGATGTACAACTATCAGCTTGAACAGAAAGCGGAGAAAATTGTGTATCGCGGAACGTTTTGTGATGTAGGTGATTATCTCAAATAG